The genome window CAAACTGCGGGTTACCGTGATCCTAGACAAGGGTTCGCCGAAGCTGGACTTAGTCGTCGAGTGCGATTGGCACGAGATTGGCAACCGAGAGAAGGGGGTTCCGCAGCTTAACTACTGTGTGCCCTTGGCCTATGACTGTGCCAAGTACAAATACGACATTCCCTATGGCGTGGTGGAGCGGGAGCCCATGGACAGAGATGTTCCCGCCAACAGCTGGGCCTTGGCGGTAAATTCCTCGGGCAAAAGCCAATTTGCCATCGTCACGGACTCGAAATATGGATTCCGTGGGGTAGACAATTCCCTGGCGGTGAGCTTGATCCGAAGCTCCTTTGATCCCGATCCCTATCCGGAAAACGGCAAGATTCATCGCTTCCGACTCTCGCTGTATCCCGATTTGTCGGAGGAAAACCATCTGGCTATTAACCGGGCCTATGACGCCAATCATCCTATGACCGCGCTTTCCGCCAGCAGGAAGGCAAAGGGAGGATCTCTGCCCTTGAATCGGAGCTTCTTGGAGGTTGTCAGCGGGGCAGTGTTGGCCGCGGTGAAGCGCCCTGAGACAGAGATCGAGGGCAGCGAAATCCTGTTGCGGCTCTATGAGGCCCAGGGGCAGTCCAGTGAAGTGGTGATCGACTTTGCCCAACCGGTGAAATACGCCTACTTCGTTGACATCAATGAAGAGATGATCGGTGACAGTGATATCTTGGTTCAAGGGAGACGGGCGACGTTCACCATCGCACCCTATCGCACCGTTAGTTTGAAGGTCGGGTTGCAGGAGAGCTAGTTTAGCCGGTGGTATTATTGGTTAGGAGCTAACTACAGGTAGCTTTTGATGTAGGGGGGCTGCATGCCCCCCTTTCTGTGGTATTTTGGATTTAGTGCAGGAGGGAATGGAATGAAGAAGGACGCCATGTCACCCGTTGATTACGTTAATCCCAATATCGGGGGAATTGGCCACTTGCTAACTGCTACGTCTCCGACGGTGATGCTGCCCCACAGTATGATGCGAATCGCTCCCCGAACCGCCCCGGGAGTTGTTGATCGCTACTTAGCAGACAAAATCTACGACTTCCCCATCGGAGGTGCCAGCCTGATGGCCACGGTGGGAGGGGTTGCCGACAATCCCGATGACTTGGCCTCCCTTTATGATCATGATTTTGAGACGGCCACGCCCTACTACTACTCCGTTCTGCTGGAGGACTATGATCTTTCCGTTGAGTATAGCGTAACGGAAAGGGCCGCCTATTTTCGCTTCCATCCTCCCAGGACCGAGGAAGTGGTGAGGCTTTGGATTAACGTCGGTGATAGGGGGCAGGTGGAGTTTGCTGACAATTCCACAATAGCTGGCTGGGCGGATTTGGCCGGTGTGGCCAGTTACTTCTATCTTGAGCTGTCCTCGCCGACGGGTGAGATTCGCCAGCGGCAATCCGGTGTTGTCGCGGATTTTGCCGGGGTAGGAGGCAGTGTGATTGAACTGAAGGTGGGACTATCCTACATAAGCGTGGAACAGGCTAGAGAAAATCTCCATAATGAAATTCCTGGGTGGGACTGGCACGGGGTGGTCAGCGGAGCTCGGGATCAGTGGAACTCGGCCTTGAGCAAAATCGAAGTCAAGGGTGGAACCACTAAGCAGCGGACCATTTTCTATACTGCCCTTTACCGAGCTATGGGTCGGATGGTCAACATCACCGAGTCTGGCCGCTATTTCAGTGGTTTTGACGGGAAAGTGCACTTAACCCAGGGCCATGACTTCTATGTCAATGATGGCCTGTGGGATACCTATCGCTGTATGCATCCACTACAGCTGCTCCTTGAGCCCCAGCGGCAACTGGAAATGATTGCTTCCTATCTGCGAATGTATGAACAGTGTGGATGGTTTCCATCCTTCCCCCATTTGCAGGGAGCCTTACCCATCATGCTGGGAAACCATGGAGCGGCACTGATTGCCGACACCTATATGAAGGGCTACCGGGATTTTGATCTTCCCCTTGCCTATGAAGCCCTGAAGAAAAATGCTATGGAGGGCACAAAGCTGCCCTGGAGAATAGGGCCCAAGACGGAATTAGACGAAATCTACTTGGAAAAGGGGTTCTTTCCGGCCTTACAAAAGGGTGAAGAGGAGACGGTTTCCCAGGTACACTCCTTCGAGCGGCGGCAGGCGGTTTCCGTTACCCTGGAACATTCCTATGACGACTGGTGTCTAGCTCAACTAGCCAAGGCCCTTAATCTCCAGGATGACTACGAATACTTCATGGAGCGGTCCAAAAACTATAGGAACTTGTACAATCCTGAGATTGGTTTCATGGCACCCAAGGATGCTGCTGGCAACTGGGTCGAAGACTTCGATCCAAAACTAGGTGGCGGTCAGGGGGGTAGGGACTACTTTGCCGAGTGCAACTCCTGGATTTACACCTTCCACGTGCAGCACGATATTGCCGGATTGATGGAGCTGATGGGTGGACCACAGGCCTTTGAGCAGCGGTTAGATGCTCTTTTTACGGAACAGTATGATGTGCCTAAGTACTTTTTCCTCAAGCAGTTTCCCGATGCCACCGGTCTGATTGGTCAATATGCCCAAGGTAACGAACCAAGTTTTCACATCCCCTATCTTTATAACTACGCCGGAGCTCCATGGAAGACCCAGCGTCGGGTCCGACAGATTATGGACCTTTGGTACGGGGACGGACCCTTGGGAATCTGCGGCGACGAAGACGGGGGCGCGATGTCTTCCTGGTATGTCTTTAGTGCCATGGGGATGTATCCCGTGTGCCCCGGACGTCCCATCTACGATCTGGGCAGCCCACTCTTCGAAGAGGTTAGGATCCACTTGGAGAGTGGTGCCAGCTTCAGCATCGTGGCGGAAGACGTATCCCAGCAGAACAAGTATATTCAAGGGGCGGGGATTAACGGAAGAAGCCTCGACCAGCCTTGGGTTAACCACGCTGATATCGTCGAGGGCGGTGAGCTTATTCTCAAGATGGGACCTCGGCCCAACGATGGCTGGGGAGCAAGGTAAGCAAAGCAAAGCAAAGCTATGGCCCACCCCAAGGGGGTGGGCCT of Bacillota bacterium contains these proteins:
- a CDS encoding glycoside hydrolase family 92 protein, encoding MKKDAMSPVDYVNPNIGGIGHLLTATSPTVMLPHSMMRIAPRTAPGVVDRYLADKIYDFPIGGASLMATVGGVADNPDDLASLYDHDFETATPYYYSVLLEDYDLSVEYSVTERAAYFRFHPPRTEEVVRLWINVGDRGQVEFADNSTIAGWADLAGVASYFYLELSSPTGEIRQRQSGVVADFAGVGGSVIELKVGLSYISVEQARENLHNEIPGWDWHGVVSGARDQWNSALSKIEVKGGTTKQRTIFYTALYRAMGRMVNITESGRYFSGFDGKVHLTQGHDFYVNDGLWDTYRCMHPLQLLLEPQRQLEMIASYLRMYEQCGWFPSFPHLQGALPIMLGNHGAALIADTYMKGYRDFDLPLAYEALKKNAMEGTKLPWRIGPKTELDEIYLEKGFFPALQKGEEETVSQVHSFERRQAVSVTLEHSYDDWCLAQLAKALNLQDDYEYFMERSKNYRNLYNPEIGFMAPKDAAGNWVEDFDPKLGGGQGGRDYFAECNSWIYTFHVQHDIAGLMELMGGPQAFEQRLDALFTEQYDVPKYFFLKQFPDATGLIGQYAQGNEPSFHIPYLYNYAGAPWKTQRRVRQIMDLWYGDGPLGICGDEDGGAMSSWYVFSAMGMYPVCPGRPIYDLGSPLFEEVRIHLESGASFSIVAEDVSQQNKYIQGAGINGRSLDQPWVNHADIVEGGELILKMGPRPNDGWGAR